A genome region from Setaria italica strain Yugu1 chromosome III, Setaria_italica_v2.0, whole genome shotgun sequence includes the following:
- the LOC101759570 gene encoding ensconsin, giving the protein MGIEAKCGGLAVATGATVRRPLQPRDTNVAASTVVVGKAAPKPKAKPKAVTRLAASPPPLPPSPPPPPPAPVVVVKPRVKAECGVAVVPVAEVSLAEELERARERRGRLREARERTERGMDGRAEALDREAAEWERRADEQRRLVAELMRLIGMPEVYTPVESLRSREERKRREAIAHSSSRGSTSTASTLLADVGAQSCSDQESEATGVVKERVKTTEIST; this is encoded by the exons ATGGGGATAGAAGCCAAATGCGGTGGCCTGGCCGTCGCCACCGGCGCCACGGTCCGGCGGCCGCTGCAGCCGCGGGACACCAACGTGGCCGCGTCCACGGTGGTGGTCGGGAAGGCCGCGCCGAAGCCCAAGGCGAAGCCGAAGGCGGTGACGAGGCTGGCCGcttcgcctccgccgctcccgccgtcgccgccgccgccgccgcctgcgccggtggtggtggtgaagcCGCGGGTGAAGGCTGAGTGCGGTGTGGCCGTGGTTCCGGTTGCAGAGGTGTCGCTGGCGGAGGAGCTCGAGAGGGCGCGTGAGCGGCGGGGCCGGCTGCGGGAGGCGAGGGAGCGGACGGAGCGGGGGATGGATGGCCGCGCGGAGGCGCTGGaccgggaggcggcggagtgGGAGCGCCGCGCGGACGAGCAGCGAAGGCTCGTCGCGGAGCTCATGCGCCTCATTGGGATGCCCGAG GTGTATACTCCTGTGGAATCGCTGAGATCcagagaggagaggaagcgaAGAGAGGCCATTGCTCATTCGTCTTCAAGG GGTTCCACCTCGACCGCATCAACATTGCTGGCTGATGTTGGAGCACAATCCTGTAGTGATCAGGAATCTGAGGCAACCGGAGTGGTAAAAGAGAGAGTGAAAACAACTGAGATCAGCACGTGA